Part of the Blastocatellia bacterium genome is shown below.
CACCTGATCCAATTCGGAGAAGACTTGCTTCTTCAACGCCATGCCTTCAAACACAGCCTCAACGACAATATCGGCTGCCTCAAAGCCATCATAATCGAGCGTAGGGCGAATCAAGCTCATGCGCCGATCCATCTCGTCCTGCGTCATCTTGCCTTTACTCACGGACGAGGCATACTGCTTGCGAATGGTGGCAAGACTTCGCTCAAGCGCCTCGTGCGAGACCTCTTTCAAGACGACGGGGATGCCGGCGTTGGCATACGACATAGCGATACCGCTGCCCATCGTGCCGCCGCCAACGACGGCAGCGGTGCGAATCTCCATCACCGGCGTTTCTTTCGGCACATCGGCGATCTTGGCCACCTCGCGCTCGCCAAAAAAGATGTGAATCAACGCTTTCGACTGATCAGAATAAAGGCATTGGGTAAACAACTCAGCCTCTCTTTTCAGTCCGTCGGCGAACTTCAGTTGCGTGGCGGCTTCAACCGCGTCAATCGCTGCCTGGGGAGCCAATTGGCCGCGCCTGACCTTGTTGGCTTGCTCACGCGCAGCGGCAAAGATGCGAGCGTTTGTTTCCGCATCGCCCAATTTATCGTGACGCTCACGGGTCTTGGGCGGTGGCTGTGATTGTGCGATGCACTCTCGCGCAAAAGCCAGCGCCCCCTGAAGCAATTCACCATCAATTAACCGATCCACAATGCCACATTCAAATGCCTCCGAAGCGGATATTGGCTCGCCAAACGCGCACATCTGGACAGCCTTCTGGACGCCGGCCAATCGCGGCAGTCGCTGTGTCCCGCCCGCACCGGGAATCAATCCCAGTTTGACTTCCGGCTGGCCCACCTTGGCCGAGGGCACAGCCACGCGATAATGACAGGCCATTGCCACTTCCAAGCCACCGCCGAACGCCGTTCCATGAATGGCGGCAATGACCGGCTTGGGGCAATCTTCAATCGCTTCTAACAACCAGTGTAAATCCACCCGCGCTTTCTGGCCCGACGTAATCTTGCCAAATTCACGAATGTCGGCGCCGGCGATGAACGTCTGACCACCGCCGATCAAGATCACGGCTTTGACCGCATCATCGCTCCGCGCCTGCTCGATGCTCGCGCCAATCCCTTCGGGCACGCCCGGACTCAACGCATTCACCGGCGGATTATTGATGGTGATAATGCCAATGCCGTCTTCGACTCTGAAGTCTACCAATGCGCTCATCACAACATCCTCCTTTATGAATGTGGCACAGGCGTTCGCGCCTATGCTCCATCTTCATCGTTTCTGCCGCGTCGCCACCGGCGACATGAACAACTGCTTTGGTGATACTATGCTCAAAGTGAGCGCTAACGTACAACCGCCCGTCTGCTGCTGTCAAGAAACAACCATGAGGGAAGCAGTGTTTTTGACTTCACGTTGGCAATGTGATATTAAAATTGCCGCATTTCGATCATCTTGCCAATCTATCGGAGGTAGCGGTGGCAAACCGAGACGCGGGCCGAACTAAGCCACAGGCGAACCGTTCAGCGCCTGTAGCACTCACGGCCATTCTCTTCTTATGCTGCCTGCTGCCAGCAACATGTTCCGACGCCGTTTCGTCGCACACGGGCCGTCAAGATGAAGTCCGCGCTCTCTGGGTAACCCGCGCCACGCTCACTTCACCGGAGAAAATTAAGCAACTGATCAACCAAGCGACCGAGGCTGGATTCAACACGTTGATCGTTCAGGTTCGCGGTCGAGGTGACGCTTATTATCAATCGCGCTGGGAACCACGAGCAAAAGAACTCACCGGCCAGGAGCCAACATTTGATCCGTTGGCACTGGTGTTGAAAGAGGCCAAATCTGCCAATCTCAAGGTGCATGCCTGGATCAACACGGTGTTACTGGCCAATCTGGACGACCTGCCGCCGATGCCCACACATGTGTTGAACAAGCACCCTGAATGGCTGGCCGTGCATCGTTCTGTAGCTGCTCAGTTGTACACACTTGATCCTGCCGCGCCGCAGTACCGCCAACAATTGATTGAAGCGTGCAAACGCGACATGTCGGAGCTGGAGGGGCTGTATCTTTCACCGGCGCATCCGGCGGTCAAGGAGCATCTCTATTCGATTTTCATGGATGTGCTGGAGAAGTACGATGTTCATGGCCTGCACTTTGATTATGTCCGGTTGCCGAACCCTTCGTTCGATTATAGTCGGACGGCGCTCGACCGGTTTCGCCACGTGATCGAGAAACAGTTGAGCGAGCGTGAGCGACAGTTACTGGCGCGCGTGGCGGCCACCGACCCGTTGGTCTATGCAAATACCTATCCAGAGGAGTGGCAGCAATTTCATCGTGACCAGGTGACCGAACTGGTCGAGCGCATCTATCACGGCGTCAAGGCGCGCAAACCTCACGTCGAAGTGAGCGCCGCCGTTTTCGGCAACGATCAAGATGCTTTCACCCGTCGGTTTCAAGATTGGAAACGCTGGTTGCGCATGGGCATTTTAGACATCGTCTGTCCGATGGCCTATTCACCGGATACGGAGACGTTCCGTCAGCAGATCGCGATCGCGTATGCTCATGCCGCCGGTCGGCGCGTCTGGGCCGGCATTGGCGCCTACCGCATTCCGGTTGAAAGCACGCTGGAAAAAATTCGGACAGCGCGCGAAATTGGCGTCCAAGGGTTCGTGCTTTTTTCTTACGACAGCGCCATTCGGGTGAGCGAAACCAATCCGGGCGGCGATTACCTGCTTCGGATCAAACAAGCGGTTCTCGATGCGAAGGAGAAATGATGATCCAACTCACCATTCATCCGCGACAGCATCCACCGGACCACCGTGGCGAGCGTGAATGCGGCAGGCCGGTACGCAACGGGCTGTCGTCAGGGCTGAGAAGGGGCAGCCTGGGCAGCCGTTGAGCGCGCTGCCCAAAGTCTTCAGGTCTATGCTCAACAGGATTTCGATCTATGCGTTCGCCGTCTTCATCTGGCTGTTCATGGGCGCGGACAGCATCCAGGCGCAGACCGTCACTGGCACGTTGGAAGGAAGAGTTGTTGATGCCAGCGGCGCTGTGATTGCCGATGCCACGGTGACAGCCACGAATTTGGAAACAAGCTTTGAGCGAAAGTCGGTGACCACAGCCGACGGGCTTTATCGCATGACATTCTTGCCCATCGGTCGGTATAAAGTCACGGCTGAGAGTGAAGGATTCAAAGTCGTCACCAAGGAAGGCATTGACATCCGGCTGAATGAAACCACCGTTGTCGTCTTCACGCTGGAGCCGGCGGCCGTTCGTGAAGAGATCACGATCACGGCCAGCGACGTCGCGACTATCAACACAACGAGCGGCGAGATTAAAACCTCATTTGATGAACAGGTCGTAACCGACCGCCCGTTGCCCACGCGCAACTTCCTGAGCCTGGCCGAGATCGTGCCGGGCTTTCAAGCCAACTTGTTCTCAGGGCAAAACAATCCGACCTTGTCCAGCGGCAGCTCGATCAACTTTAACGGCACAGGCACGCGCGGCGCGACATTTCAAACCGACGGCGTCAATAATGATGACGCGTCGGAGAATCAAAACCGCCAGGGCGTCAATATCAGCACCGTTAAGAATTT
Proteins encoded:
- a CDS encoding 3-hydroxyacyl-CoA dehydrogenase NAD-binding domain-containing protein, with the protein product MSALVDFRVEDGIGIITINNPPVNALSPGVPEGIGASIEQARSDDAVKAVILIGGGQTFIAGADIREFGKITSGQKARVDLHWLLEAIEDCPKPVIAAIHGTAFGGGLEVAMACHYRVAVPSAKVGQPEVKLGLIPGAGGTQRLPRLAGVQKAVQMCAFGEPISASEAFECGIVDRLIDGELLQGALAFARECIAQSQPPPKTRERHDKLGDAETNARIFAAAREQANKVRRGQLAPQAAIDAVEAATQLKFADGLKREAELFTQCLYSDQSKALIHIFFGEREVAKIADVPKETPVMEIRTAAVVGGGTMGSGIAMSYANAGIPVVLKEVSHEALERSLATIRKQYASSVSKGKMTQDEMDRRMSLIRPTLDYDGFEAADIVVEAVFEGMALKKQVFSELDQVCKPDAILASNTSTLDIDEIARATSRPQMVIGHHFFSPAHVMRLLEIVRGKESSRPVIATSMALAKRLGKVGVLVGNCRGFVGNRLYACYKREAEFLLEEGATVEQVDRALTEFGMAMGPLAVGDLSGLDVGWRIRQEFKHLEPAGIRQPLIADRLCEMGRYGQKTGAGYYRYDENRQARPDPIVDQLIEQVAREAGIQRRAISSDEIVERTIYALVNEGANVLEEGIAARPVDIDIIYVYGYGFPAWRGGPMWYADTIGLKTVYERVCEFHRVHGELWKPAPLLQRLAEQGKRFADMGPQ
- a CDS encoding family 10 glycosylhydrolase; this encodes MANRDAGRTKPQANRSAPVALTAILFLCCLLPATCSDAVSSHTGRQDEVRALWVTRATLTSPEKIKQLINQATEAGFNTLIVQVRGRGDAYYQSRWEPRAKELTGQEPTFDPLALVLKEAKSANLKVHAWINTVLLANLDDLPPMPTHVLNKHPEWLAVHRSVAAQLYTLDPAAPQYRQQLIEACKRDMSELEGLYLSPAHPAVKEHLYSIFMDVLEKYDVHGLHFDYVRLPNPSFDYSRTALDRFRHVIEKQLSERERQLLARVAATDPLVYANTYPEEWQQFHRDQVTELVERIYHGVKARKPHVEVSAAVFGNDQDAFTRRFQDWKRWLRMGILDIVCPMAYSPDTETFRQQIAIAYAHAAGRRVWAGIGAYRIPVESTLEKIRTAREIGVQGFVLFSYDSAIRVSETNPGGDYLLRIKQAVLDAKEK